AGGCCTAACCCGGGCGTCGAGCAGGAAGCGCGCCCGTGTGCGGTAGACTCGGGTTGCCGGCGTTTGCCGGTGCGGGACGGTCGAAACGGGGGCCTGAGTGAGCGGGGCCTGATCGCGGTCCTCATCAACGCGGGTATCGTGGTCGCCGCTGGCACGTGTGCGTCACGACCTCGTTTCCGAGGGGACCACCTGCTCCGCGTGGCGTTTCTGCGACAACGAATCTGACGCGAATGAACTGGCTGATCGCTTGAGCCCTCATCGCTCGTCGTGTGCGAGTGCTTCGAGGTCGTGTTCGGTGACGCGTATTCAAAGGAGGAGTGATGGTGTTCGCAGGTTGGTACGCCTTCACCGTCGGTGTGCTGATGATCGTGCAATGGGCGTTCTTCATCCTCACTGGCCAGGTGCCCGAGTTGCAGTCCGAGCCGCTCCGTATCGCGTTCCACCTTGCGGCAGAGGGTGTGACCGCCGCACTGCTGATCGTCGCAGGCGTAGCGCTGCTGCGGTCGCGGCGGTGGGCCCGTAGCGTCGGGCTCGTCGCGTTCGGTTCGCTCGTGTACACGAGCATCGTCAGCCCCGGATACTTCGCGCAGCTCGGGCAGTGGCCGTTGGTGGCGATGTTCGCGGCGCTGCTCGCCTCGGCCGTGGCATGCATCGTCGCCCTCATGCGGATCGATGCATCGCCGGGGGCGGCTTCTGGGCGGGACCATGCGAAGTCGCTGCGCGAGAGGGATGCGCATGACTGAACATCGCCTGTTCGCCATGGAGTTTGCGAAGGTCTACCCACTCTACGTTGCGAAGGCCGAGCGGAAGATCCGCTATCTGGACAAGCTGATCGATGAGCTCGCCCGCGGCAAAGCGATGGACAAGATCCTGCGCCGACCCGCCGGTTCTTCCTGAGCCACTTCAGGTCCGAGGGAGACTGGCCAGACTCGTGCGCAGCTCCACGCACTACGCTCGGCCGGGGGCTCCCGGCAGGGTATGCTTCGCGTATGACACATGAAGGGGTGACGGTGGAACGAGAGCAGATTCTGCGCGCGCTGCGAGACGGCAACGAGCGCTACGTCCGCGAACGTGGCACCGAGCTGATTGGCGGCGTGCCCGGTGTGGTACCCGCGCATCGGCCGGTCGCGGTGGTCATCGGCTGTTCTGATGCGCGTGTGCCGGTGGAGCAGGTGTTTGACCAGCCACCAGGCTCGCTCTTCATCGTGCGGGTGGCCGGGCACGTGCTGGAGCCCGCGGCACTCGCCTCCATCCTCTATGCCACGCGTGAACTCGAGGTGCGGCTGGTGATCGTGCTCGGACACCAGGCGTGCGGCGCCGTGCGCGCCACCCTCGCCGGCACGACCGATGAGGCGCTCCTTCCGCTTGTGGCCCCCATCGCCGCGCGGCTTTCCACTGTGGGGGATGAGGGGTTCTGCGAAGACAGCGCCACCCGGACGAACACTCGCGCAGCGGTGGCCGAGGTCGAGGCGTACCTGCGCGAGGTGACGCCGGAGCTGGTCGGGCTCGTGACGGTGCGCGGTGCGGTGAAGTCGCTCGACAGCGGCGAGGTGGAGTGGCTGGAGTAGACTCGGACCGCGAAGCGATGCCCGCGCGCTCATCGTGCGCCCGGCCGCGTCACACGTGCGCGTTCCAGAATCGACAGGCAGGTGGTGGTTCCAGTGGCAGATGCGACAGCTGGTAGCCCGATCGACGAATACATCGCAGGATTCCCACCCGAGACGCAGGCCGTGCTCCAACGATTTCGCGCCATCATCAGCGAGTCGGCTCCGGACGCTGTCGAGACGATGAGCTACGGCATCCCCACGTTCGATCTTCGTGGCACGCACCTGGTGCACTTCGGTGGCTTCACCAGGCATGTGGGCTTCTATCCCACGCCCACTGGCACCGAGGCGTTCAAAGAGGAGCTGTCACGCTTCAAGTCGGGCAAGGGATCCGTGCAGTTCCCACTCGGCCAGCCTCTTCCGGAGGATCTCATCCGCCGTATGGTGGAGTTCAGGGTGGCGGAGCTGGGATGAGGCGCACTCGGTGAAGAACAGCGGCTGCGTGATCGAGCAATACCGGGACGGACGGCTCGTGCGGACCTTCACGCCGTCGGGCGATCAGGTTCGCCCGTGGCGCATGGAGGTCAACGGTAAGAGCTACTTGAGAACGAACGGATGGGTGCTCTCCAAGATCCTGCCGACATTGGTGGAAGGTTCCCGCGTGACCACCAGGGTGGTGCAGTGGACCCCGGTCACGCTGGACCACTGCGATCACGTGGAGGGGCCCTTCTATCACGGAACGAAGTCGGTGCTGCAGGCGGGCGACGAACTCACGCCGGGCTTCGGCTCCAACTTCCAGGACGGGCGCGTCTCCAACAACA
Above is a window of Anaerosoma tenue DNA encoding:
- a CDS encoding DUF2200 family protein; its protein translation is MTEHRLFAMEFAKVYPLYVAKAERKIRYLDKLIDELARGKAMDKILRRPAGSS
- a CDS encoding carbonic anhydrase, which gives rise to MEREQILRALRDGNERYVRERGTELIGGVPGVVPAHRPVAVVIGCSDARVPVEQVFDQPPGSLFIVRVAGHVLEPAALASILYATRELEVRLVIVLGHQACGAVRATLAGTTDEALLPLVAPIAARLSTVGDEGFCEDSATRTNTRAAVAEVEAYLREVTPELVGLVTVRGAVKSLDSGEVEWLE
- a CDS encoding iron chaperone is translated as MADATAGSPIDEYIAGFPPETQAVLQRFRAIISESAPDAVETMSYGIPTFDLRGTHLVHFGGFTRHVGFYPTPTGTEAFKEELSRFKSGKGSVQFPLGQPLPEDLIRRMVEFRVAELG